CAATGGCGGGGAGTATGCTTTGTTATTCTTTCAATGGCTGATTATCTCTTTAGGCACTCTGTGAACCATGAACATTAAATTGATTTTCTAATTAAATGAGAAAGTTGAGTCATCTTAATTAAGCCACTGCTTATGGTCTTGATGGAATTCCTGAGCTATACAGAGGCCATTTGTAAATGACAGCTACCATGTACGAAGCACATCTTCACTATTGATCGCTTATCAGTGTCAAATGATGTTAGCAAAATCCATTATTTTCATAAGCTCATATAACACATCTCCACCAGTCTTGGAACATCATAGCCATAGGGAAAGCATAGAACCAAGCTTTCACACTTGATCCATCAGCTATGATATAAGGACATTTTTAATGATACATTGTTGTTGGAAAACAATATTAAAATAACAGTATTGTATGGAAAATAGTACATTTCATAGCTTTTCAATAATTGTTTCATGTGTCTGTAGTGTATAATGCTACTGGAGAGAATGGTGCTTCTACGGGGAACGGGAGTACCCCACTCCTCTGCACCTATGTGATGATGGATCCCTTTCAGCTAGTGACCTCAACCAACTGCAGTGCCTGGCGTGGCTACCTCTGCACCCTGGGTACAGCACCTTCACTAACCCCATTTTAACATGTTAAAAAAAAGACTGTGTCCTGATCCTTATTGTAAGCAGACATGCTGCAATGTTTTCCAAAATTATTTAGTGTAGAGGCCTGAATGATATCCTGCATGACATCTGTGCTGTATAATTCTTGTTCTACAGATTTGAATTTATCTGCAAATCCATCAAATAGTATGGTAAGTGACTTTTATTAATGGCCTTTATCCGTTATTGTAATTCTTTGGTGAAGTGTCAGTAAAGTTATTATCAAAATGAATGGTTCTTGTTGACTTTCGTAGGACAAACAGGGAGCAAGTGGCAAATCAAGACACTGGAGAAGCCATCAAATTGAAGTCAACCGTGAGTTTGTTTGGCAAGTTTGTTTCACAGTTTCAACCATTCATGTACTCCCATGAACtaaacgtctctctctctctctctctctctcgctctcgctctctctctctctctctctctctctctctctctctctctctctctctctctctctctctctctctctctctctctctctctctctctctctctctctctctctctctctctctctctctctctctctctctctctctctctctctctctctctctctctctctctctctctctctctctctctctctctctctctctctctctctctctctctctctctctctctctctctctctctcttatcctacAGGTATGTCAAGGAGTCTGTCAAGCATGGAGAATCAGGTGACCAACATCAACATGCTCCTCAAGGTCAGAAATGCTGCTGTGTTAAAAGTGCAGTGTGACACATATTTCAAACTCTTTTTGTTATCAATTGTTAACACAATTATAGTTTTCAGTGGTTGGAAGTTTGCGGTTATATCCTCTGTTTTGTTTCAGGAGGCTCAGATGGAACTGGAAAGAATGGAAAAGGCTATAGGAGAGCCTACAGACACCAATGGGGTAAAGTATCACAATGACAATGGACATGTAGTAAGATGGGTGTGGTCAGTGGAGTAGATGACAGAGTTTAGGGCCACTGGAACTTTCAGTCATAGTGCTCTCTCTCACCACAGAGATAAATTATTATCAAATCAGAAAACAGTGAATGTAATTAAATAAATGATACTGCTGTACCTGGTCAATTTGGGCCTAACCTGAACCCTCCCCCAACAGAAAAAGTACCTTGAGCTTCTACTACAGGGAGCCCAGATGCTGTTTCCAAGTAATTTGAAATTAGACAACACGACTGCTAGCAATATCATCAGCTGCGCTGGGGGAGTCATACTCCTCAAAATGAAAAGATGTGGGGCGGACAGTGACACTAATGTGGTGGGTCAAGCAATGATAACTTTCATTATTATAACATTaacatgtaggcctacatatTACTGTAAACCTATACATCTGTTTTTAGTGTTGTGACATATGACAAATGTGGAGTTCATTGAGAGTGCATTTcgctgatgttctgctgtcttcaAACAGGACACGGAAATGTTTGATTTGGCCTTTGAGATTTATAAGGCAGTAAGCTTGGTGGTGACCACAGAATCTAATGAGCCCTTCTTCGTGAAGCACCCAACAGGCAGCATCTACCAGATCAGGTTAGTGTTTACAACCCGGAGCTCCTCCATCTCACTCATTGGTATAGCCTCCaattctacactcttagaaaaaaagggttctaaaAGTTTTTTTTGCGGagggatagggttctaccaagaactgTTTTTGTCTGAAGAAACCTTTTTGAAAGACAAGGTATTTTGTAATGCAAATagttctacctagaacctttTTCATACTTATTTGATAATTGTTTGGAAGGCAAGGCAGATTCTTTGgaaggaaagggttctacatagaacccttcTTCATCTGAATAAGCTTTATTATTGTAATTGTTGTAATTGACTAAAATTGTAATTGACTAAAATTGCCAACCGTTGGATATcctcactctggctggattcctggctaaattcccaagctgtccctcataccatcacggtcacctaatcatccccagcttacaattggctctttcatccctctcctctcccctgtaactattcctcaggtcgttgctgtaaatgagaatgtgttctcagtcaacttacctggtaaaataacggtaaaaaaaatgaataaataagaACTGCACATCACTTTACAAGCCAGCATGTGtcctgtaaaccaggagtttcttaacaccactgtgttagggtataATTAAgccctcaaagaaaggccttatgattcgcttaatgttttgtcataaagaGTTTAATTTGAAAGGATTATAAGACTGGTGGAAACGGTTAATTCGTTAATTGAGGGTTCTAGGAAGAACTCTTCAAAGATATAacccttcatagagggttctagatAGAACCTTTAGAGGATAAAagggttcttggtagaacccttcagagggttctacctagcaccaaaaagggttcccctatTGGAACAAACCGAATaaccctgtatggttctacttAGCACCTGTAAAACTATGCTTCTTGCTGTCCTCTACTTGAATGCGAGCCATCTGACTCTTGTCTCGTCTCCCTCAGCCTCACCCCATCACAAATGGATAACAATGTTCTAGGGTCAGAGGACGATGCATACATCAAGCTTCCACCTTTCTCTGCATTGCATTCCTCGCTGGAAAACCACTCACTTGTTAATGTACAGGTCTGTACAATAAACAACATTGATGATGCTGTTTTGTTGTGCAAATAGTATTTTATCTTCATattttttctcttcctctcagGTGACCACTTTTATAGGCAACCCATATTCATCGTCTGAAAACATCACAGGAACGGTGTGTACCCTTGTACTAAGGGATGGATTGACGGAAATCAGTGTAGAAAACTTGACAGAGCTAATTGAGGTAGGCTACAGGATAGAACAGGCCAACTACTTTAACTTTAGCCTGCTGTCATTCCATCCTCATTTCCTTAACAGAgatgagggaaccatgaatgcaaATAGATTTGGttgtttctctcccttctctataGATCATTCTTCCACGCCCAGATGCTCCTGTGCTCTCTGGCACGACTGTATCCTTGGAGGAAGGGGCTCGCGTTGGGACCACTTTCAACACTACGGACCCCAACATCACAGTCATATTCACCATACAGCCCAGTGTCAATGTGTCCCTAAAACTGCTGCTGGGCCTGGGCTCCCCACCCAATGACACCCACTATAAACACCGCACCGTCCTGAGACACACAGGTAGAGGAGGATTCCATCACCATAGTTACTGCTAGGCAAAACATTACATCCACTGTGCTACTGCTTTCAGTCAATCTAGCTGTCTGGTATGTACATAGATTCACATACTACTTTTGATATTCACAAGCTTTAAGACATGTCTGTCTGGCATTTCACACTGTAATTGGAGGTCGGGCTCTCAAACGTATTGTTGGTTTGCTTTCTTAGCCTGGGTGGTATAGAGTAATCCATGTTCAAAACCCTATTGTGCTCTTTCAGAGGGTTATCGCTGGCTGGTCACCCCTGAGATGATGGAAAAGGGAACAGGCACCTGGTATGTGAATGCCAGTCTGTTTAACTCAACCTGGAGCAAGGGACTGACACTACAGATCACCACCTTCACTACTAAGTGCATGTACTGGAACACTAAACAGCTGACATGGAGCATAGCTGGCTGCTGGGTGAGGCTGCTATTAATGAGACCGATCCCTCCTTTGTCTCCATCAGAGTATGAACAAACCTAATTGGTAAGCGTCGGTATGTGTTTGTGACATTGTGAAAGCGTTTGTCTGTGATGTCTTGTTCTAGGTGGGTATACAGTCAACTCCCAGGATGACACATTGTCTGTGTAACCACCTGACATCGTTTGGGAGCTCTATCTTTGTGATGCCCAACTACGTAGACGTGTCGCTCACAGCTCAGTACTTTGCCACAGTGAATGAGAACTATGTGGTGGTGGCGTTGCTCTCTGCCTTTTTTGGCCTGTACCTGGTCACTCTGCTCTGGGCCTGCTATGCAGACAGGAGGGCCCTCACCAGGGTGAGTTTATCAAGGCGTgtacaaacacaaatacaaacacacacaaactgatgctcacacacacatacacacgaacACTGAAACACTTGTTTTGTCCACAGAGGAAGATGACACTCCTGAAGGATAACCACCCATGTGCCAGTTATAACTACCTACTGAATGTCCAGACTGGCAGTCGGAGAGGGGCGGGTACCTCTGCCAATGTAAGATGGGGTGGTAACTGAATAGATCCTTCATTCATTTCTGTGGTCAGTTTACTTAGCATAGGAATATCAATACCAGTATCCATGCTAATCAgagtatatttttttttatgtaggtTACAGTCAAGTTGTTGGGTACACAGGGGGAGAGTGAGCCCCACCACCTAAGTGACCCTGATAAACCAGTATTTGAGAGAAGGGGTGTGGACTTGTTCCTGGTGACCACACCCTTTCCCCTGGGGGAGCTGACAGGCATCCAGCTGTGCCATGACAACTCTGGGGGGCACCCCTCCTGGTAAGCACCAGGACAGATGACACATCATCCCTGTAATTATTGTTTAAAGTCAAGGTCTTTTTGAAATCACTCCATACTTTCCATTGTCATGTTTAAAAATGATTTGTGGCACACTAAACTCTAAGGTTCAGGTTAAGAATCTGCAGGGACAACTAGGACCTATAAATACTGAGCTGTTAAAGTAGTGTAGGTGTGACATTATCAAGCTTTGCTCCCCTCACCCTTGGAGACCTGGTAGAGTTTCATCACAATGACACTTCAAAATAGCATCCTtgcctcctcacctcctctcctcctctcctcctgtttaATACCTGTCTTAAAGGTCCAATGTTGACGTATTTATCACAATATCAAATaacttctgggtaacaattaagtaccttactgtgattgttttcaattaaaattgtcaaaaagaaacaaaatagcttcttagcaaaatATTTTTCTAGGACTACCTGGGAGTGGGAAgcggaaaactagctgttattgacagagaggtttggaactctatttcttattggtctgttgtcaccaggcaggccaaaactccatcccaccaaaacagcctGAAATTCCAGGGTATCGTTTTAAACAGGTCTTACACTAAAAAGGCATTATCATCAATTTcatagtattattccaacctcatcatgtggatatataaaacacaggaaaatcctgtttttgactgcactgggtctTTGAATACCACAACAAAAATATTGCAACCACTGCTATGCTGGCAGGGACTTGTTTTCATTTTTTATCTCTACAGTCTAAGAATCTCTATctctacacagggaataataagTATTTTCCTGAGTGTGAGGTCACGTTTCCTCCCACCAGGTATCTCAACAAGGTGACGATCCAAGACCTGCAGAGAAAGAAGGTTTGGCACTTCCTGTCCTCATCGTGGCTGAGCTCTGACAGGGGGGACGGGCTGACCAAGAAGACCCTCAACGCTGCCAAGAAAAACGAGATCAGAAGCTTTAGGTGATTGACCACCAGTAGAGTACAATGTTACAACATGTCTGTAGAGGATTTATAGGCTAGGTCAAATATCTTGCAATGTGCCATAGAGTTTTAATTCTGAACCCTTGTATCCTAGACTACTTTTTCAATGTAATTCCTCTGACTTCCACCCTGGTCATCCCCTAATGTCCCACACTTTCTATGTCCTAGAAATATTTTCCAGACCAGGACGTCGACAGGCTTTAGAGATCAGCACATCTGGGTGTCCATCGTAGACCCTCCCTGGCGTAGCCCGTTCACCCGAGCACAGAGGGTGTCCTGCTGCATGAGCCTCCTGCTCTGCACCATGGCAATCAACATCGCCTTCTGGAAGATCCCCAAAAACCAGCAGTCTCCTGTCATCTTCACCATTGGTAAGTCCATAGAGATACAACATTATATTTTATATTGGGTACTGGATAAGTCATTGTGGGTGAGTCAATCAGTCCTCTTTTGTGACTGTGCCGTTCATATCTGAGCCCACATCTAATGAGCTGCCTCTGATAAGGATGGGCAGTAATGAGCTCCCTCTGATAAGGATGGGCAATAATGAGCTGCCTCTGATAAGGATGGGCAGTAATGAGCTGCCTCTGATAAGGATGGGCAATAATGAGCTGCCTCGGATAAGGATGGGCAATAATGAGCTGCCTCTGATAAGGATGGGCAGCAATGAGCTGCCTCTGATAAGGATGGGCAAAAATGAGCTGCCTCTGATAAGGATGGGCAATAATGAGCTGCCTCTGATAAGGATGGGCAATAATGAGCTGCCTCTGATAAGGATGGGCAATAATGAGCTGCCTCTGATAAGGATGGGCAATAATGAGCTGCCTCTGATAAGGATGGGCAATTTTATCCTCCACTCACATAGAAATTGGAAAATTTGGCCACCCGGAAAAAGTTTTTTCGACAGTAAAAAGAGAGCAGTGCAGTACATGGGAACTACGATTAGCCTGCAATGTGGATGATGACACATCAGACTTTTTAGATACAGCTGCGTTAAGAATCAAAGACAAGGACTGGTCTCAATTATAAATGTTAGATCCAACTCAAGGCTCTTTTCTCCTTGGTGTTCACAGAGTTACAAGGACTAGTAGTTGTAGGCAGTGGAAGGCTCTTCATAACCCTTCAATAGACAATGTTTCAGCCACATTCCTTTGACTATCCAGACCTGAAAGACCTTGTCACACAGCACAGAGTGGTTATTCAATGAACCCAAGCCCTTGATAAACCTTTCATATGGCTAAGAAATACTTGACCCAGAACAACACAACAAGTGTTTTGACATTGAATGATATATTGAGTGTTATAGCTTCTGTTATTGTGCCTTGACTCCATAATGGTGTGCTTTCATGTCCCAGGTTCGCTGGAGGTCACTTGGGAGGAGATCATGGTGGGGGTGGAAAGCGGTTTGCTCATGTTCCCCATCAACATCCTCATCATCACCATATTCCGTAGTATCAAGCCACGATTCGTCCAACCGAAGGAGAAGAACCCCGATATGCAGGGCCTGAAACCCCTCGCTGTTACCATGCCAACCATTCTTAAGGTCCTCTCTTTACCTTTTCAAAATAAAGTGTTGTTGCTGTGCTATAGTTCTGCGCTATACTTTGTCTATAACCTTCAAACACTCCCATCGTTTACTCCTTTCAGCTGTGCCTGCCTTTTTTCTTACCTCCAAGGCCATACAATATCTTATTGGTTATAGCAACCATTAACATGGATACTGGCAACTGTGATACTGGCAACATTGATACTGGCAACTGTTATGTATGTTCTGTCCTTAAGTACTGTATTCCTGCATACTACGTCCCTATctaggacacagaggagatggtgAATCTGCTCTGTAAGAGCCAGAGGAACAAAGTGCCTGAGCTAGAGAAGAAGCTGGAGTCATGCGATGACCTTTGCTCAGCCTTGGGCAGAGTGCAAGGGGTCATTCAGCTTATGCAAGGTGCTTCCCTGACACTGCAAGAGCAACCTTACAAGTCACACAGGTTTTGACATCATTGTAATTGTTGGAGATTTGATGCGTCTGCCTACTAGGGTTGAGTGAGAGTGAGCCACACTGGGTCTACTGCAGCAAGTTTGTCCTGTACTTCCTCCACCACCTGTCCATGTGCCTGGAGCGGCTGGATGAGAGTGCCTTCCCCACCCCAGAGGCCCGTCAACACATCCTGAACACCGTCCACCTGCAGCAGAAGACGTCCGAGATGGTTTTCACCAGCCACATGGCTTACAGGTTGGACAATATACCTGTGTAGAGAAGGGAATATAAATAACGGAATTAAAAGTTAAGCTTTTCAAAAAAAATACTTTACACGTCATTCCCTTCCTCTCAGTTTCCAATCAAGTTAAATTGATCTGTATTTATGTGAATATCATTGTCATACATTACTCTGACCAAGTACCTAAACATACCTGTGTTTCCTCTGTGCCTCCTCTCCCAGTCCTCCCCGTGTTGCTAGGGAGAAAAGGAAAAGCTCGAGCTGCTGGCTGCCCTGGTGGTTTGTGTTTGTGGGCTGGTTCTTGCTCGTCTCCATCAGTGTTGTGTCCACGTACTTTACCCTGATGTATGGCTTTGCCTATGGGAGGGAGAAGTCCATCCAGTGGGTTATCTCTCTGGCCATGTCCCTCTTCCAGAGCATCTTCATCCTCCAGCCTCTTAAGGTAAGACCAGGGCTCTATGTCTTACATGAAGAACGTAGTCCTGAAGTTCTGTTCAatcatcagctgatgtaaaaagaagAATTTCATTTGATGCTTGTGTTTATTCTTAGGTGATTGGTATGGCGATCTTCTTTGCCCTCCTCCTCAAACCAGTGGCAGTAGAAGACAGTGAGGAGGTTGGACTACTCCTGAAAGGTAAGATCCTCGAGCACAGAAGACCTACTGTACAGGGCTCTCACGAAACCATTATGCTTTACCTTAGTGTCAGTTTTACAAAGGCGTAATTGATCTGGGTTTCTCAGTACTAGATCTCTGAAAAGGCATTTACATCAACCAAAATCTCAGTGTCGATGAAGGGTTTTAAAGAGAGAAGGGTTACAGTCAGTAAGGGACTGTCATAGAGagaaaatacaatttttttttcataTCCATGCCTACTCTCTCACAGAACAACAAAGCCTTGAATATAAATGGCTTCTGTCAAACCTATCTATTATGCATAATTAATGGTATATTTTAGACATTTTAGACTGCAATAGAGCTGTATAAGTCTGTTTTACCCTCAGATAGTAGGAGAAGCATAGAATTATGGTAGTATTTTGCTGCCATTTTGGCCAGGACTCTATtgtaaaatacatgtttaataTCAATGAGACTAACCTGCtaaaataaaggtacaaatatCTAAAACCTGTGTTAGTGTGCCACACCATGTCAGGCTCACAGGGATTCTGTTGAGCTTCCCTTCTGCGATGTTGAAAAGAAAAGTCCTCACAAAGAGGCCTGTCTTATCTGTCTTACAGAACAACAGGAGATGTGTAAATTGTACTCTGGTAGGGAGATGCACTGAAGAAACACAATTTAGCTCTACACGCTGTCTCCAGAGGATCGATGGGTTTGGAAGACCTGATGCCCTACAACAGACATCCTCTGCTCTGCTGCACTGACTATCAACGTGGCAAACTGAGAATATAAGTTATTAGAAAATATAGTTGTTAGGTTTTTATTGAATACTTGTTACTCTTAATAAGAAAGGTACAAGGCATAATATGTATGAATGTACTGAAAACTACTGTATCATTGAAATTGCAATATTTAGTAATAAGCTGATAGTTAGAAACTTTTATTCTTGTGGATTGTATGAAGTTACTCAATGTATGGAATTACTCTgttatatttattttatcacaaaCCGCTGATATATTATTTTACACTGTACATTTATATTTACTTTTAAGTAACATACAGTCATCTCCAAAATCATtgtcacccttgataaagatgagcaaaaaagactgtataaaataaatactaGAAAACCAGAGCTATATTGAATGTTTTCTGAGATTAAATAACACATTGGGAATGATCTTAgaccactcctccatacagaatctttccagatcctttaTATCCTTCGTCTGTACTTATGGGCAGCCCTCTTCAGtacaaaccacaggttttcaatgggtttcaagtccggagacagagatggccattgcaaaatgtagatttttttttgttgtcaattaATAATATCTTTGTGGATTTTAtctgtgcttggggtcattgtctagctggaagatccacttgtagccaagtttcagcctcttGGTAGGGGCAACCAGGTTttgggctaaaatgtcctggtacttggtacAGTTCATGGTACCGTTCAATGTCACTATCACCAGGAAGCAAAACCGCCCCATAaaatcaaagatccaccaccatattttacagtaggcatggggttattttctgcatTTGCATCTCTCTTACAAAAGAAAGATGCATATGGTcttggctcctgagtggcgcagcggtctaaggcactgaatctcagtgcttgaggtgtcactacagacaccctggtttgaatccaggctgtatcacaaccggctgtgattgggagtcccatagggcggcgcacaattggcccagcgtcgtctgggtttggccggtgtaggccgtcattgtaaataagaatttgtttctaactgacttgccaggttaaattaaaataatattttcaaagcccactggtgtgcgtggccaaagaccTCTATTTTcatctcatctgaccatagcacctggttccaatccatgTGCCATTGacgtttagcaaactccaagtgtTTACATTTGTTGGTTTCTCTCAAAAGAGCTTTTTTTTTATGGCAACCGTGACCCTCTGACTTTTCTTTTCATCACAAACCATCTTCATCACTGTGAGTATGGACAAGATACACTTGGGTCCTTTACCAGGCAAATTCACCACTGCTCCAGTGGTTTTAAACTTATTAATTGTTGCCCTAATAGTGGCTAGTGGTATattcgtttttttgtgtgtttttttttgtaccCATTGCCTGATTTATGAAAGTCAACAGccatttgttttttttctttgtgagCGCTTTGCCTTTCCCCACGGTGATGGATGACAAAGGGTGTTACCTCTTTTCataccccagtgaaacaggaagccatggaagatatttttttttaaatctcagttTAAAGAACTGTAAGTAGAATGTTAATGCAAATGCATTTTATTGATAAGAATATTTACGGGTACCAATCATTTTAACACctacagtattttttttattttgttttttcttGGTAGCCTTTCCTGCAGTGAAacgacctagtggcctcatgggtggaatgttattcatatttttcataatttcataattaataaacattatttgTAAAAAGTCTCtgaaaatccggtgtttctatgtcaaacggttttgttatatttcagtcttctgtgatgtatataaactgtaatattgggatgcaaactcaaaatgtaatacatttcatctCTATATCTTGCTTTTTTCAGCCCATAACCACGtgtgagggcctcccgggtggcgcagtggtctagggtagctgtgccaccagagactctgtgttc
The genomic region above belongs to Oncorhynchus mykiss isolate Arlee chromosome 6, USDA_OmykA_1.1, whole genome shotgun sequence and contains:
- the LOC110526940 gene encoding polycystic kidney disease protein 1-like 2: MENQVTNINMLLKEAQMELERMEKAIGEPTDTNGKKYLELLLQGAQMLFPSNLKLDNTTASNIISCAGGVILLKMKRCGADSDTNVDTEMFDLAFEIYKAVSLVVTTESNEPFFVKHPTGSIYQISLTPSQMDNNVLGSEDDAYIKLPPFSALHSSLENHSLVNVQVTTFIGNPYSSSENITGTVCTLVLRDGLTEISVENLTELIEIILPRPDAPVLSGTTVSLEEGARVGTTFNTTDPNITVIFTIQPSVNVSLKLLLGLGSPPNDTHYKHRTVLRHTEGYRWLVTPEMMEKGTGTWYVNASLFNSTWSKGLTLQITTFTTKCMYWNTKQLTWSIAGCWVGIQSTPRMTHCLCNHLTSFGSSIFVMPNYVDVSLTAQYFATVNENYVVVALLSAFFGLYLVTLLWACYADRRALTRRKMTLLKDNHPCASYNYLLNVQTGSRRGAGTSANVTVKLLGTQGESEPHHLSDPDKPVFERRGVDLFLVTTPFPLGELTGIQLCHDNSGGHPSWYLNKVTIQDLQRKKVWHFLSSSWLSSDRGDGLTKKTLNAAKKNEIRSFRNIFQTRTSTGFRDQHIWVSIVDPPWRSPFTRAQRVSCCMSLLLCTMAINIAFWKIPKNQQSPVIFTIGSLEVTWEEIMVGVESGLLMFPINILIITIFRSIKPRFVQPKEKNPDMQGLKPLAVTMPTILKDTEEMVNLLCKSQRNKVPELEKKLESCDDLCSALGRVQGVIQLMQGLSESEPHWVYCSKFVLYFLHHLSMCLERLDESAFPTPEARQHILNTVHLQQKTSEMVFTSHMAYSPPRVAREKRKSSSCWLPWWFVFVGWFLLVSISVVSTYFTLMYGFAYGREKSIQWVISLAMSLFQSIFILQPLKVIGMAIFFALLLKPVAVEDSEEVGLLLKEQQEMCKLYSGREMH